One window of the Candidatus Poribacteria bacterium genome contains the following:
- a CDS encoding MFS transporter, giving the protein MKKSRLLLLFLTQFLVMLGFGIIIPNLAYYAQDIGATPTQIAILMSIYSGMQLLFAPIWGRLSDRYGRKPAILLGLLGNAFALIGFGLAKDYVWLMIARSAAGIASAAVLPSVMAYVADVTTSEERGKGMGLMGAAMGLGFILGPAIGGIMGSHDIPFFVAGGLSLVNFLFVLALLPESLQKIDTPEGHEEHHEWVSPREIFRWTTLKSPFNSLFLVAFFSTFSFAGLEATFPLFIEKGWDYRQREMGWMFMIMGAVVVPMQGILLGRLINKFGERRIILVGLCLNALGLALLPNAFSFATLTVYITITGIGNQLIRPTNSSWISKETQIGQGTAIGIMDAFLSFGRILGPLLAGWLYEKGTDPYVALAGVLVIATLCLYIPLRRIGGEVVRVS; this is encoded by the coding sequence ATGAAAAAATCAAGACTTCTTCTCCTATTTTTAACCCAATTTCTTGTGATGCTTGGGTTTGGCATCATCATTCCAAATCTCGCTTATTACGCCCAAGATATCGGTGCAACTCCCACCCAAATCGCCATATTAATGTCCATCTATTCGGGGATGCAATTGCTATTCGCGCCAATCTGGGGCAGGTTATCAGACCGATACGGCAGAAAACCGGCAATCTTACTCGGACTGCTTGGGAATGCCTTCGCCTTAATCGGGTTTGGATTGGCAAAGGATTACGTATGGCTTATGATTGCGCGGAGTGCTGCAGGCATCGCTTCAGCGGCAGTGCTGCCGAGCGTCATGGCTTACGTCGCTGACGTAACGACATCCGAGGAGCGCGGGAAAGGCATGGGACTCATGGGTGCCGCGATGGGACTCGGTTTCATTCTCGGACCAGCGATCGGCGGTATCATGGGCAGTCATGATATCCCCTTTTTTGTCGCCGGTGGTCTCTCCTTGGTGAACTTCCTCTTCGTCCTCGCGCTACTACCCGAATCACTACAGAAAATCGACACTCCTGAAGGGCATGAAGAACACCACGAATGGGTTTCGCCACGCGAAATATTCCGTTGGACAACACTCAAATCGCCGTTCAACTCCCTTTTTCTTGTTGCATTTTTCTCAACTTTCAGTTTCGCCGGATTGGAGGCAACCTTTCCGCTTTTTATTGAAAAAGGTTGGGACTACAGACAAAGGGAAATGGGTTGGATGTTCATGATTATGGGCGCAGTTGTTGTGCCAATGCAGGGTATCTTACTCGGCAGACTTATCAACAAATTTGGGGAACGGCGGATCATCCTCGTCGGGCTATGCCTCAACGCACTCGGTCTGGCACTTTTGCCGAATGCGTTCTCCTTCGCAACGCTCACGGTTTATATTACCATCACCGGTATCGGGAATCAACTCATCCGTCCAACCAATTCGTCGTGGATTTCCAAGGAAACCCAAATCGGTCAAGGAACGGCTATCGGCATCATGGATGCCTTTTTAAGCTTCGGACGTATTTTGGGTCCCCTCCTCGCTGGCTGGCTTTACGAAAAAGGAACCGACCCTTACGTGGCTCTGGCAGGCGTTTTGGTAATAGCGACCCTCTGCCTGTATATCCCGCTACGCCGCATTGGAGGCGAAGTGGTGCGGGTCTCGTGA
- the dnaE gene encoding DNA polymerase III subunit alpha yields the protein MAREFVHLHNHSEYSMLDGACRIADMVKWAVENSAPAVALTDHGNMFGAWELYSKAKDAGVNPIVGCEVYVAPGDRKTRGKEQGGPYHLTLLAEDATGYQNLLKLVSLGYTEGFYSKPRIDMDILREYRDGIIALTGCIQGQVPQLLCSNRREEGVQNFKTLMEIMGQRNLYVEVQNHYIDKELEAYPIMVQLAKEFNLPLVGTNDCHYLRKSDHMMHDVLLCIQTKKTVNDQQRLRFENHFYFKNVDEMREVLKNYPPEAISNTLEIANRCNLKLDYGKNLMPEYEVPDGHTNDSYLKELCYQGLREKYGTELSEPVRQRLDYELDVISKTDYSGYFLIVWDYVKYAHKQGYPLCARGSAASSLVLYALDVITFNPMDYDCLFERFLNLERISPPDIDIDFADRAREHVINYLVNKYGVDSVGKVATFATLGAKAAITDVGRALEMPLENVKDLTQRIPSTPGITIDEALEQVPEFRQRAELPANKELMDLSKAVEGMKRHVSCHASAIVISNGPLTNYVPLFKDKHDQVAAQFEGKTVEDVGIVKFDSLGVRSLTEISDCIQMIKTTKGTDLKLEDIPFDDAPTYALLSRGLLSGLFQLDASPGMFRVVTQMRPDTFEEFSTIPALYRPGPLESGTMQEFIDRKNKLKPVQYIHPSLKDALKNTYGVCVYQEQVMQIARDMAGFTLGEADILRSAMGKKDPELLKAQREKFVEGAVKNGIAKREAEDVFTQLEPFAGYAFNKSHTVAYSMFAYRMAYLKTHYPHEFMAAMMTGEAGDSAKITRYRAECKKLAQFLDVEINLLPPDVNSSRREFTVDGNDVCFGLVAVKGVGDGAIDAIIEAREQSGSFKSLEDFCERVDLKQANKRAVESLILSGAFDSLEGHRARHMVNLENIMKAAQTAQAERDRGQMNLFGEATEVMPITPTLTDAPEYDPLERLKQEKEQLGFYVSGHPLEEYSDIIEYYTTASTQTLVEHPIDAEVFVAGMITEVKNLTTKKGDPMAVIGFEDLEGSVEIVVFPEAYKTAGDLVEGRVVWIRGKVNQNSRNRKSEDEVQREQRQIQAEHIVDIESVPEKQTSALEVTIPETDLENTEKLEALQKIARANRGRNDLILRLMTPRYGEVIARCAQKYKVAYKPQVIKEVEQLFGENCIKPSNRTIRGGKSRGSYTDFV from the coding sequence ATGGCAAGGGAATTTGTGCATCTACATAATCATAGCGAGTATAGCATGCTCGACGGTGCGTGTCGTATCGCCGATATGGTAAAGTGGGCGGTCGAAAATAGTGCCCCCGCTGTTGCCCTTACTGATCATGGAAACATGTTCGGGGCATGGGAATTGTATAGTAAAGCAAAGGACGCAGGTGTCAATCCAATCGTCGGATGTGAGGTGTACGTAGCACCTGGCGACCGAAAGACACGCGGGAAAGAACAGGGCGGTCCCTATCATCTTACGCTGCTTGCAGAAGATGCAACCGGTTACCAGAACCTCCTAAAATTGGTGTCGCTTGGCTATACAGAAGGTTTTTACAGCAAGCCGCGCATTGACATGGATATCCTCCGCGAATATCGTGATGGCATTATCGCACTCACAGGATGCATCCAAGGACAGGTGCCACAACTTCTTTGCTCGAATAGACGGGAAGAAGGTGTGCAGAATTTCAAGACGTTGATGGAGATAATGGGGCAACGCAACCTTTACGTTGAGGTCCAGAATCACTACATTGACAAGGAACTTGAAGCGTATCCGATAATGGTACAGCTCGCGAAAGAGTTCAATCTTCCGCTTGTGGGTACCAACGATTGTCACTATCTCCGCAAATCTGACCACATGATGCACGACGTTCTTCTCTGTATCCAAACGAAGAAAACCGTCAACGACCAGCAACGGCTGCGGTTTGAGAATCACTTCTACTTTAAAAATGTTGACGAGATGCGGGAGGTGTTGAAGAATTATCCGCCGGAAGCCATCAGCAATACGCTTGAAATCGCGAATCGGTGTAACCTTAAACTTGACTATGGCAAAAACCTGATGCCAGAATACGAGGTGCCTGACGGACACACAAATGACAGCTACCTCAAAGAGCTCTGCTATCAAGGTTTGCGCGAAAAATACGGCACGGAACTCTCCGAACCTGTTCGTCAAAGGTTGGATTACGAACTTGATGTTATTAGTAAAACCGACTATTCCGGTTACTTCCTCATTGTGTGGGATTACGTTAAATACGCTCATAAACAAGGATACCCGCTCTGTGCACGCGGATCGGCTGCCAGCAGTCTCGTGCTGTATGCGTTGGATGTCATTACCTTCAATCCGATGGATTACGACTGTCTCTTTGAGCGGTTTCTGAATCTTGAACGCATCAGTCCACCCGATATTGATATTGATTTTGCCGATCGTGCCCGTGAACACGTCATCAACTATCTTGTAAACAAATACGGCGTAGATTCAGTCGGTAAGGTCGCTACCTTTGCCACACTCGGCGCGAAAGCTGCAATCACGGATGTCGGACGCGCCCTTGAGATGCCTCTTGAGAATGTCAAGGACTTGACACAACGGATTCCAAGCACCCCGGGTATCACGATTGATGAAGCTTTGGAACAGGTCCCTGAATTTCGGCAACGCGCTGAACTCCCTGCAAATAAAGAGTTAATGGATCTTAGCAAAGCCGTTGAGGGTATGAAACGGCACGTTTCGTGCCATGCCTCAGCGATTGTCATTTCAAATGGACCCCTCACCAATTACGTCCCGTTGTTCAAAGATAAACACGACCAGGTCGCAGCACAATTTGAAGGTAAAACCGTTGAAGATGTTGGTATCGTTAAGTTTGATTCGCTCGGTGTGCGAAGTCTTACCGAGATATCCGACTGTATTCAGATGATTAAGACAACCAAGGGGACAGACCTCAAATTAGAGGATATTCCGTTTGATGATGCACCCACTTATGCATTGCTTAGCAGGGGGTTGCTTAGCGGATTGTTCCAACTGGATGCTTCGCCGGGTATGTTTCGAGTTGTGACGCAGATGCGCCCAGATACCTTTGAGGAATTTTCTACAATACCTGCACTCTATCGCCCAGGTCCGCTTGAAAGCGGCACTATGCAAGAATTCATTGATCGGAAAAACAAGTTAAAACCGGTGCAATATATACACCCCTCGCTTAAAGATGCACTCAAGAACACCTATGGGGTCTGTGTATATCAGGAGCAGGTGATGCAAATCGCGCGTGATATGGCTGGTTTTACCCTCGGAGAAGCGGACATCCTCCGCTCCGCAATGGGAAAGAAGGATCCTGAACTTCTCAAAGCACAAAGGGAGAAATTCGTTGAAGGTGCTGTCAAAAACGGCATCGCGAAACGGGAAGCAGAAGATGTATTTACGCAGTTGGAGCCTTTCGCTGGCTATGCCTTCAATAAGTCACACACCGTCGCCTACTCCATGTTCGCCTACCGGATGGCGTATTTGAAAACGCACTATCCGCATGAATTCATGGCGGCGATGATGACGGGAGAGGCGGGGGATTCGGCGAAGATTACACGGTATCGCGCAGAGTGTAAGAAACTCGCCCAGTTCCTGGACGTAGAAATCAATCTTTTACCACCGGATGTTAACAGCAGCAGGCGGGAATTCACGGTCGATGGAAACGATGTCTGCTTTGGACTGGTCGCAGTGAAAGGGGTCGGTGATGGTGCGATAGATGCGATCATTGAGGCGCGGGAACAGAGCGGTTCGTTCAAATCTTTGGAGGATTTCTGTGAACGCGTGGATCTCAAACAGGCTAATAAACGTGCTGTTGAAAGCTTAATCCTGAGTGGCGCGTTTGATTCGCTTGAAGGACATCGCGCACGGCACATGGTGAACTTGGAAAACATCATGAAAGCGGCACAGACTGCGCAAGCAGAACGCGATCGTGGGCAGATGAATCTCTTCGGTGAGGCAACAGAAGTGATGCCGATAACGCCAACGCTTACAGATGCGCCGGAATATGATCCTTTAGAGCGGCTTAAGCAAGAGAAAGAGCAGCTCGGCTTCTATGTTTCTGGACATCCACTTGAAGAGTATAGCGATATTATTGAGTATTATACAACCGCGAGTACACAGACACTCGTTGAGCACCCGATTGATGCTGAAGTTTTCGTGGCAGGGATGATAACGGAAGTTAAAAACCTGACTACGAAGAAAGGGGACCCCATGGCGGTGATTGGGTTTGAGGATCTGGAAGGATCGGTCGAAATTGTTGTTTTCCCTGAAGCGTATAAGACCGCCGGGGATCTCGTTGAAGGTCGAGTCGTTTGGATCCGCGGGAAAGTCAATCAGAACAGTAGGAATCGGAAGTCTGAGGATGAAGTGCAACGGGAACAACGTCAGATACAGGCTGAGCACATCGTGGATATTGAATCTGTCCCTGAAAAACAGACCTCTGCGCTTGAGGTGACGATCCCTGAAACGGATCTTGAGAACACCGAGAAACTGGAAGCACTCCAGAAAATTGCCCGCGCCAACAGAGGACGGAACGATCTGATTTTACGACTCATGACCCCGCGTTACGGCGAAGTCATCGCACGGTGTGCTCAGAAATACAAGGTCGCCTATAAACCGCAGGTTATTAAAGAGGTAGAGCAATTGTTTGGCGAGAATTGTATCAAACCGAGCAATCGGACGATACGCGGCGGTAAGAGCCGCGGCTCATATACAGATTTTGTTTAA
- a CDS encoding aldo/keto reductase, producing MQYRTLGKTGLSVSEIGYGGGRVRPEHDEATLVKMLHYAMDCGLNYFDTAPDYGSGYSETIIGKAIAGRRESCIVATKTEEYDPDGIATDVEGSLQRLGTDYIDVLQFHGGWFYADDVDIILNKGGLDAYLKLKADGKVRFIGFSADGPSGGAEQLIATGAFDMIQTHYNLMYQSTCDAFGRRGIIPDAVAQEMGIVLMRSTTSNAFQNLMKHCFPNEMANVDVDSFLLNYSLSNPLVNVALMSLQSIDDVDWTNAVSDNVGARLDLQAVHGR from the coding sequence ATGCAGTATCGCACACTCGGTAAAACAGGACTCAGCGTATCGGAGATTGGTTACGGCGGTGGTAGAGTCCGTCCGGAACACGATGAGGCGACACTCGTTAAGATGCTTCACTACGCCATGGATTGCGGTCTCAATTACTTCGACACCGCACCTGACTACGGCAGCGGTTACAGCGAAACGATTATCGGTAAGGCGATTGCTGGACGACGGGAATCGTGTATCGTTGCGACTAAAACGGAGGAATACGATCCAGACGGTATCGCGACGGATGTAGAGGGCAGTCTACAACGACTCGGAACCGATTACATTGATGTCCTGCAGTTTCACGGTGGTTGGTTCTATGCCGACGATGTTGACATAATTCTCAATAAAGGGGGGTTGGACGCATATCTAAAGCTAAAGGCTGACGGAAAAGTCCGCTTTATCGGGTTTTCGGCGGATGGTCCCTCCGGCGGCGCGGAGCAGTTGATTGCCACCGGTGCGTTTGACATGATACAAACCCATTATAACCTCATGTACCAGAGCACCTGTGATGCGTTCGGCAGGCGCGGCATTATTCCTGACGCGGTTGCGCAGGAAATGGGGATTGTGCTAATGCGCTCCACGACGAGTAATGCGTTCCAGAATCTCATGAAGCACTGCTTTCCGAATGAGATGGCGAATGTTGATGTGGACAGCTTTCTGCTCAATTATTCCCTCTCGAATCCGCTAGTAAATGTTGCACTGATGAGCCTGCAGAGCATTGACGATGTGGATTGGACGAACGCTGTTTCGGACAATGTTGGTGCCCGATTGGATTTGCAGGCAGTTCATGGGAGGTAG
- a CDS encoding DUF4377 domain-containing protein, translating into MPFPTKLFIPIASFLIALSMGCGRDNHIETLIIGPYTETCQGFIEQQCYLEFNEESQEWEFFYESIQGFDFEPGYIYTLKVRLEDRGTEIQDVGQYAYHLIEVISKETASVDEKPPRKP; encoded by the coding sequence ATGCCATTTCCAACAAAACTGTTTATTCCAATCGCCTCATTCCTCATCGCGCTCAGTATGGGATGCGGTCGGGACAATCATATAGAAACCCTCATCATCGGCCCCTATACCGAAACCTGCCAAGGATTCATCGAGCAGCAGTGCTATCTTGAATTCAATGAGGAAAGCCAAGAGTGGGAATTTTTCTATGAAAGTATACAAGGGTTTGACTTTGAACCCGGGTACATCTACACCCTCAAAGTCAGACTGGAGGACCGGGGCACAGAGATCCAGGATGTAGGACAGTACGCCTATCATCTCATAGAGGTGATAAGCAAGGAGACGGCATCAGTAGATGAGAAACCACCGCGAAAACCGTAG
- the acnA gene encoding aconitate hydratase AcnA, which translates to MPHPAHNLFNTRRTLESGGQECTYYSLPALSEAGIGSIAKFPVSLRILLESLLRNYDGHQITETDVSNLANWNAQSPKAEEIPFKPARVVAQDFTGVPLVVDIAAMRSAVAALGGDARMIEPLVPVDLVIDHSIQVDAYGSADAFQFNTQREFERNKERYEFLKWGQQAFEKFNIIPPSIGIVHQVNLEYLAKVVMTENSLAYPDTVVGTDSHTTMINGLGIVGWGVGGIEAEAAMLGQPVYILTPEVLGVHLTGKLREGVTATDLVLTVTQRLRAAAVVDKFVEFFGEGVEVLSLPDRATLSNMCPEYGATIGFFPPDAETMRYLRLTGRDEAHVDLVESYLKAQGMFGIPRLGEVEYSDVLEINLGDIEPSIAGPKRPQDRIALSDVKETFTELLTRPVAEDGFGVTAADTDNDGITHGSIVISAITSCTNTSNPSVMIGAGLLAKKAAEKGLRVRDHVKTSLAPGSRVVTEYLQNTGLLPYLEALGYNVVGYGCTTCIGNSGPLDDAVQEAIDAGNLVAASVLSGNRNFEARVHPEIKANFLMSPPLVVAYGLAGRIDIDFATEPIGHSDAGEAVYLKDIWPTRQEIAEMIGAAVDRQTFREMYEAIGNQAPEWEELAGATGVLYPWNERSTYVQHPPFFEGFAREPAPISDIIDARVLGIFGDSVTTDHISPAGAIAAASPAGAYLQEHGVEQRDFNTYGSRRGNDRVMSRGTFANRRVRNLMTPDVEGGYTVQHPEGTQTTIYEAALNYSENGIPTVIFAGQDYGMGSSRDWAAKGPKLLGVKAVVVESYERIHRSNLIGMGVLPLQFKAGENVQTLNLDGSEIISITGFADTLEPGQMATMKIVRANGEILTTELRIRIDSPVEVEYYKHGGILDYVIRNFLSA; encoded by the coding sequence ATGCCCCACCCTGCTCACAATCTGTTCAATACACGCCGAACACTCGAAAGCGGAGGACAGGAGTGTACCTACTATTCACTTCCTGCCCTATCAGAAGCCGGTATCGGGTCAATCGCAAAGTTCCCCGTCAGTCTCCGTATCCTATTAGAGTCGTTACTGCGAAATTACGATGGACACCAAATCACTGAAACGGATGTCTCAAACTTAGCAAACTGGAACGCGCAATCCCCCAAAGCCGAGGAGATTCCGTTCAAACCCGCACGCGTCGTCGCACAAGATTTCACGGGTGTACCGCTGGTCGTCGATATTGCCGCAATGCGTTCCGCTGTCGCAGCACTCGGCGGCGATGCACGTATGATAGAGCCACTCGTCCCCGTTGATTTGGTTATTGACCACTCCATCCAAGTCGATGCTTACGGCTCAGCAGACGCATTCCAGTTCAATACCCAACGGGAATTTGAACGCAACAAAGAACGCTACGAGTTCCTGAAATGGGGACAGCAGGCGTTTGAAAAGTTCAATATCATCCCGCCCTCCATTGGCATCGTGCATCAGGTGAATCTGGAATACCTCGCGAAAGTCGTTATGACAGAGAACTCCCTCGCTTATCCAGATACCGTTGTCGGTACGGATTCACACACCACGATGATTAACGGCTTAGGTATCGTCGGGTGGGGTGTCGGTGGCATTGAAGCAGAAGCCGCGATGTTAGGGCAACCTGTTTATATCCTGACCCCTGAAGTTCTTGGCGTCCACCTTACAGGCAAATTGCGAGAAGGCGTAACGGCGACAGATCTCGTGTTGACCGTGACGCAACGTCTCAGAGCCGCTGCAGTCGTCGATAAATTCGTTGAATTCTTTGGTGAAGGCGTAGAAGTACTTTCCTTACCCGATCGCGCAACACTTTCCAATATGTGTCCCGAATACGGGGCGACTATCGGATTCTTCCCGCCAGACGCAGAGACCATGCGCTATCTCCGTCTCACGGGACGCGATGAAGCACACGTCGATTTGGTGGAATCCTACCTTAAAGCACAAGGCATGTTCGGCATTCCACGTCTCGGTGAAGTCGAATATTCAGATGTCCTTGAAATCAATCTCGGCGATATAGAACCGAGCATCGCTGGCCCGAAACGTCCGCAAGATCGGATCGCGCTGTCGGATGTCAAAGAGACCTTCACTGAACTGCTCACGCGTCCGGTCGCAGAAGACGGGTTCGGCGTGACAGCAGCGGATACCGATAACGATGGCATAACACACGGATCGATTGTCATCTCAGCAATTACAAGTTGCACAAACACAAGCAACCCGTCCGTTATGATTGGCGCAGGACTTCTCGCCAAGAAAGCTGCCGAAAAAGGGCTGCGTGTCCGCGATCACGTCAAAACCAGTTTAGCACCGGGTTCACGTGTCGTAACTGAATACCTACAGAACACGGGTTTGTTGCCTTACCTCGAAGCACTTGGGTACAACGTCGTTGGCTACGGTTGCACAACCTGTATCGGTAACAGCGGTCCCCTTGACGATGCTGTTCAAGAAGCGATTGATGCGGGGAACCTCGTTGCTGCCAGTGTTTTGAGTGGGAACCGGAATTTTGAGGCGCGTGTGCATCCTGAGATAAAAGCCAATTTTCTCATGTCACCACCGCTCGTTGTCGCTTATGGACTGGCAGGACGGATTGACATCGACTTTGCAACAGAACCCATCGGACATAGCGATGCCGGTGAAGCCGTCTATTTGAAGGACATCTGGCCCACACGACAGGAAATCGCTGAGATGATTGGCGCAGCGGTCGATCGGCAGACATTCCGGGAGATGTACGAAGCGATCGGGAATCAGGCACCGGAATGGGAAGAACTCGCTGGCGCGACGGGTGTGCTCTATCCGTGGAATGAGCGGAGTACCTACGTCCAACATCCACCGTTCTTTGAAGGTTTCGCCCGCGAACCTGCACCTATATCAGACATCATAGATGCCCGCGTTCTCGGCATCTTCGGAGATTCCGTCACCACTGACCATATCTCCCCAGCGGGCGCGATTGCTGCAGCGAGTCCCGCAGGCGCGTACCTACAAGAACACGGCGTTGAACAGCGAGATTTCAATACCTATGGCTCCAGACGTGGCAACGATCGCGTGATGAGTCGCGGCACGTTTGCTAACCGCCGCGTTCGGAATCTGATGACACCTGATGTTGAAGGTGGATACACTGTTCAGCATCCCGAAGGCACACAAACAACCATCTATGAAGCAGCACTCAATTATAGTGAAAACGGGATTCCGACTGTTATCTTCGCCGGACAGGATTACGGTATGGGTAGCTCACGCGACTGGGCAGCAAAGGGCCCCAAACTCCTTGGTGTTAAAGCCGTGGTTGTGGAAAGTTACGAACGGATCCATCGGAGCAATCTTATCGGCATGGGAGTTTTGCCGTTGCAATTCAAAGCCGGTGAAAACGTTCAGACGCTCAACCTCGACGGCAGTGAGATTATCAGTATCACAGGATTTGCGGACACCCTCGAACCCGGACAGATGGCAACGATGAAAATCGTTCGGGCAAACGGTGAGATCCTAACAACCGAGCTGCGAATCAGAATCGACTCACCGGTGGAGGTAGAATACTACAAACACGGTGGGATTCTCGACTACGTTATTCGGAACTTCTTGTCCGCTTAA
- a CDS encoding glycosyltransferase family 4 protein, with the protein MKILFLSPTVPFPLTDGGRIRVYNLLKQIAQKSDVTLLALETQPTDADGVAELRKLGIQVHLVPHASTLPRVSLGTLAKAFLKRQPITVARYDVPAYRRKLKALLANETFDLVHYEMFHVAQFYTETHLPGVLSQQNVDSAIWRRLCSETANPFYKFAYWTQQLAFQRYERLLSPKFNAVTCTSDIDAAVFAQHCPEGAIEIIPNGVDITHYHPDFTSEAPAHLIYIGSMDWYPNEDAVAFFADEVLPRIQEKLPDVAFSIVGGNPSARVQKLAARDGIVATGRVPEIKPYFAEATVFVVPLRIGSGTRLKILEGLAMGKAIVSTSVGAEGLDLRDSEEILIADVPTDFADAVTRLLTNSELRRRIGENGRARVEQDYDWRSIGEKLHGVYVKIVQPSKKEQH; encoded by the coding sequence ATGAAGATTCTCTTTCTATCCCCTACCGTGCCGTTTCCACTCACCGATGGCGGACGTATCCGGGTTTATAACCTCCTCAAACAGATTGCCCAAAAAAGCGACGTAACGCTGCTCGCCTTGGAGACCCAACCGACAGATGCAGACGGGGTTGCTGAACTCAGAAAGTTAGGTATCCAGGTCCATCTCGTCCCACACGCGTCGACCCTCCCACGCGTATCGTTAGGTACACTTGCCAAGGCGTTTCTCAAAAGACAACCCATCACCGTCGCACGCTACGATGTGCCTGCCTACCGTCGGAAACTGAAAGCACTATTAGCAAACGAAACCTTTGATCTCGTCCACTATGAGATGTTCCACGTAGCACAGTTCTATACAGAAACGCACCTACCCGGTGTGCTTTCACAACAAAATGTCGATTCCGCCATCTGGCGCAGGCTCTGCAGCGAAACAGCCAACCCGTTCTATAAATTCGCCTATTGGACACAACAACTCGCATTTCAACGCTATGAACGTCTGCTGAGTCCGAAGTTCAATGCCGTTACCTGTACTTCCGACATAGACGCAGCGGTTTTCGCGCAGCACTGTCCAGAAGGTGCTATCGAGATAATCCCGAACGGTGTGGACATCACACACTACCATCCCGACTTTACCAGTGAAGCACCCGCACATCTCATCTATATCGGGAGCATGGATTGGTATCCGAACGAGGATGCTGTCGCTTTCTTCGCTGATGAAGTCTTACCTCGGATTCAGGAGAAGCTCCCCGATGTGGCGTTCTCGATTGTCGGTGGAAATCCGTCGGCACGGGTGCAAAAGCTGGCAGCGCGAGACGGCATTGTTGCCACCGGACGTGTGCCGGAAATCAAACCCTATTTCGCTGAAGCGACGGTCTTTGTTGTGCCGTTGCGGATCGGAAGTGGGACCCGTCTAAAAATCCTCGAAGGATTGGCAATGGGGAAAGCGATTGTCTCTACGAGTGTCGGTGCGGAGGGGTTAGACCTCAGAGATAGCGAGGAGATTCTCATTGCCGATGTGCCAACCGATTTTGCTGATGCGGTTACCCGACTGCTCACAAACTCGGAACTCCGTCGTAGGATTGGTGAAAACGGTCGCGCCCGCGTGGAGCAGGATTACGATTGGCGAAGCATCGGCGAGAAGCTGCATGGAGTTTATGTTAAAATTGTTCAACCATCAAAAAAGGAACAGCATTAG
- a CDS encoding LD-carboxypeptidase: MQKIKPKMLRPGSRIAAISLSWGGPGTVPYRYQIGKQQFEEEFDVTVIETEHALRDPDWLAKNPKARADDLMGAFADATIDGIISTIGGEDSIRTLPYLDLDLIRNNPKVFMGFSDTTISHAACFKAGIVSFYGPSFMAGFAENGGMFPYMANSVRRTLFSAEPTGVIAPNRAGWTVEYLPWENPENQSIRRKLNPCTGWRFHQQAGIVEGLLFGGCVEVLDWLRGTDYFSADDLHGAVLFLETSEDAPPPTFLTEFVRCLGAMGILEGLAGILFGRPGGGVDPNTFHAYDDALCNAVREEHGLSDMPIVTNMDFGHTDPMFVLPIGMKARIDSTKQEIAINEAAVTNT, encoded by the coding sequence ATGCAGAAAATTAAGCCCAAAATGTTACGTCCCGGTAGCCGTATCGCGGCGATTTCGCTCTCTTGGGGTGGTCCCGGTACTGTCCCCTACCGTTACCAGATTGGTAAACAGCAGTTTGAAGAAGAATTCGATGTAACGGTCATCGAAACGGAACACGCCTTACGCGATCCAGATTGGCTTGCTAAGAACCCAAAAGCGCGTGCCGACGATTTAATGGGGGCTTTCGCTGATGCGACAATCGACGGAATTATCTCGACAATTGGTGGTGAAGATTCAATCCGGACGCTGCCATATCTCGATTTAGACCTGATTCGGAACAACCCGAAGGTCTTTATGGGTTTTTCGGATACCACTATCTCGCACGCTGCCTGTTTCAAAGCCGGTATCGTCTCATTTTATGGTCCCTCGTTTATGGCGGGTTTTGCTGAAAACGGCGGGATGTTCCCATATATGGCGAATTCCGTCCGCCGAACCCTTTTCTCTGCCGAACCGACTGGCGTTATTGCGCCGAACCGAGCAGGATGGACGGTTGAATATTTACCGTGGGAGAACCCCGAAAACCAATCTATTCGCCGGAAACTGAACCCCTGCACGGGTTGGAGATTCCATCAGCAAGCAGGTATCGTTGAGGGACTACTCTTTGGGGGCTGTGTCGAAGTTTTGGACTGGCTCCGCGGGACTGACTATTTCTCTGCTGATGATCTTCATGGGGCTGTACTTTTCTTGGAAACCTCTGAAGATGCACCACCCCCCACGTTCCTAACAGAATTCGTGAGATGCCTCGGCGCAATGGGTATTCTTGAGGGATTGGCGGGCATTCTATTCGGACGACCCGGCGGAGGTGTCGATCCCAATACCTTCCACGCGTACGACGATGCCCTCTGTAACGCGGTTCGCGAGGAACACGGGTTAAGCGATATGCCGATTGTCACCAATATGGATTTCGGGCACACGGATCCGATGTTCGTCCTTCCGATAGGCATGAAGGCTCGCATTGATTCAACTAAACAGGAAATTGCTATCAACGAAGCAGCAGTTACAAACACCTGA